Proteins encoded together in one Rhodothermales bacterium window:
- a CDS encoding ROK family protein: MEILGIDIGGSGIKGAPVDLTTGTLTKERFRIPTPQPATPEAVAEVVNEIVTHFEWKGIIGCTFPARIKRGVARTAANVDKSWLGTNAEALIEVRTGCKTVVVNDADAAGVAELAFGAGKGRNGLVLLLTFGTGIGSALFIDQALVPNTELGHLILHGSDAEHYAADSARKKFDLNWVDWAKRVQEYLDHIEFLFGPDVIIIGGGVSKPNKSIKFFHLLKTEAELITAVLENDAGIIGAAYHARHMAGG, translated from the coding sequence GTGGAGATACTAGGCATTGATATTGGCGGATCCGGCATCAAAGGCGCTCCGGTGGATCTGACCACCGGCACCCTCACCAAAGAACGATTCCGCATCCCGACCCCGCAGCCGGCCACGCCAGAGGCCGTAGCGGAGGTCGTCAACGAGATCGTGACGCACTTCGAATGGAAGGGCATCATCGGATGTACCTTCCCGGCCCGTATCAAACGCGGCGTGGCGCGGACGGCCGCGAACGTGGACAAGTCCTGGTTGGGCACCAACGCCGAAGCCCTGATCGAAGTCCGTACCGGCTGCAAGACCGTCGTCGTGAACGACGCGGACGCCGCCGGCGTGGCGGAACTGGCCTTTGGCGCCGGCAAAGGCCGCAACGGACTCGTCCTCCTGCTCACCTTCGGCACCGGCATTGGAAGCGCACTGTTCATCGACCAGGCGCTTGTCCCGAACACGGAACTCGGCCACCTCATCCTGCACGGAAGCGACGCCGAACATTACGCGGCCGACAGCGCCCGCAAGAAATTTGACCTCAACTGGGTCGACTGGGCCAAACGGGTCCAGGAATATCTGGATCACATCGAATTTCTCTTCGGCCCCGATGTCATTATCATCGGCGGCGGGGTGAGCAAACCCAACAAAAGCATCAAGTTTTTTCATCTCCTTAAAACCGAGGCCGAGCTCATCACGGCTGTCCTCGAAAACGATGCCGGCATCATCGGCGCGGCGTATCACGCGCGCCACATGGCCGGCGGCTGA
- a CDS encoding 4'-phosphopantetheinyl transferase superfamily protein has product MVPSLPWHSPPPDLTLPPQEIHVWRALLHQPAKHLERLERVLSMDERAKASRFRFEHNRKDYIVARGVLRHILGAYVSRRPEALQFFYSPYGKPALNAELRGQKVGFNVSHSGGYALYAIAIGREIGIDVERVRPEAAQDGVAERFFSPGEVASLRALPPHAQTIAFFNCWTRKEAYIKARGEGLSLPLNQFDVSLVPGEPARLLQSRVDPEDAGRWTLHAIPLEHGYVAALAAEGPAGAVMYWNWQP; this is encoded by the coding sequence ATGGTTCCCTCCCTTCCCTGGCACTCGCCGCCGCCCGACCTGACGCTTCCGCCGCAGGAAATTCACGTCTGGCGGGCGTTGCTGCATCAACCGGCCAAACATCTCGAGCGGCTCGAACGCGTGTTGTCGATGGACGAACGTGCAAAGGCGAGCCGCTTCCGATTCGAGCACAACCGGAAGGACTATATCGTCGCACGCGGCGTGCTCCGGCACATCCTCGGGGCCTACGTCAGCCGGCGACCAGAGGCGCTCCAGTTTTTCTATAGCCCGTACGGTAAGCCGGCGCTAAACGCCGAGCTCCGCGGGCAGAAAGTGGGCTTCAACGTGTCGCACAGTGGCGGGTATGCCCTCTATGCCATCGCGATCGGCCGGGAGATCGGGATCGATGTCGAACGCGTTCGCCCGGAAGCGGCGCAAGACGGGGTGGCCGAGCGGTTTTTTTCACCCGGCGAAGTGGCGTCGCTGCGCGCCCTCCCCCCTCATGCCCAGACGATCGCTTTTTTCAACTGCTGGACACGTAAGGAAGCGTATATTAAGGCGCGCGGCGAAGGGCTGTCGTTGCCGTTGAACCAGTTCGACGTGAGCCTCGTACCCGGCGAACCGGCGCGCCTCCTGCAGTCGCGCGTCGATCCTGAGGATGCCGGCCGCTGGACGTTGCACGCGATTCCACTCGAACACGGCTATGTGGCGGCGCTGGCAGCCGAAGGGCCGGCCGGCGCTGTTATGTATTGGAACTGGCAGCCGTAG
- the ppk1 gene encoding polyphosphate kinase 1 has translation MKKQQSPGSVTASSHAGNGSGVAHSAPLLPTATSAQRVPRNAPLDHIGLYFNRELSWLDFNWRVLYLAVDERLPLLERVRFLAIVSSNLDEFFRKRVGGLKRQAAAGVRRLSPDGRTPEQQLKLICSAIPRMYREMGTIWQRTLKPLLAENAGIHVLNYNDCTARQRERLDAHFRTNIYPILTPLAVDPGHPFPFISNLSLSLAVMLRHPQRGGEHFARLKVPKSRQRWVALDEPNHFVPVEQVIEHNVESLFRGMELLHVNAFRITRNADVRRNEEEADDLIEMIADELQERRSAPVVRLEVDNDMPAHVQLLLMRELELEAVDVYRTTDGLVDHADCSFFANLNLPEHTFPRWEPHIPKRFLPGPPKAPTNIFEEIKKGDLLVHHPYESFRGTVQHFLEMAADDPQVLAIKQTLYRTSSDSPVAQALVRAAQAGKQVAVLVEVKARFDEENNIEWAQMLEKAGVHVTYGLVGLKTHTKVTLVIREEEGKVQTYCHIGTGNYNPTTARLYTDLGLFTADKERGYDVVNLFHYLTGYAPEQHYTGLLVAPRDMRDAFLQLIRDEVGHQKAHGTGRIVAQMNALDDVEVIKELYRASQAGVSIDLILRGHCRLRPGLAGFSDNIRVISILGRFLEHGRIYCFHNNGAPRVFIGSADWMRRNLEDRIEVATEIKDPAIRNRLIETLRAALNDRRSAWDLRADGHYILRTPGPGEEDSGYQDVMMRRVHVWNDSADPTA, from the coding sequence ATGAAAAAACAACAGTCGCCCGGTTCAGTCACCGCATCATCCCACGCCGGTAATGGAAGCGGCGTCGCCCATTCGGCCCCGCTTCTGCCCACGGCCACCTCCGCTCAGCGCGTTCCACGGAATGCCCCGCTGGATCACATTGGCCTCTACTTCAATCGCGAGTTGAGCTGGCTGGATTTTAACTGGCGCGTACTGTACCTGGCCGTCGACGAGCGCTTGCCGCTGCTTGAACGCGTCCGCTTTCTGGCCATCGTCTCCTCGAATCTGGACGAGTTCTTTCGCAAGCGCGTCGGGGGGCTCAAACGGCAGGCCGCCGCCGGCGTCCGGCGCCTCTCCCCGGATGGCCGTACGCCGGAGCAACAACTAAAACTGATCTGCAGTGCGATCCCGAGGATGTATCGTGAGATGGGGACCATCTGGCAGCGCACGCTGAAGCCCCTCCTGGCCGAAAACGCCGGCATCCACGTGCTCAACTACAACGACTGCACTGCCCGCCAGCGCGAGCGGCTCGATGCCCACTTCCGCACCAACATCTACCCGATCCTCACGCCGCTGGCCGTGGATCCTGGGCACCCGTTCCCGTTTATCTCGAACCTGAGCCTCTCCCTGGCCGTGATGCTGCGGCATCCCCAGCGCGGTGGTGAGCATTTTGCCCGGCTGAAGGTCCCGAAAAGCCGGCAGCGCTGGGTGGCCCTCGACGAACCGAACCACTTCGTACCCGTCGAGCAGGTGATAGAACACAATGTGGAGAGCCTCTTCCGGGGGATGGAGTTGCTGCACGTCAACGCGTTTCGCATCACCCGAAATGCCGATGTGCGCCGGAACGAAGAGGAGGCGGACGATCTGATCGAGATGATCGCCGACGAACTGCAGGAGCGCCGCTCGGCGCCGGTCGTCCGTCTGGAGGTCGATAACGACATGCCGGCCCACGTCCAGCTCCTGCTCATGCGCGAGTTGGAGCTCGAGGCGGTGGACGTCTACCGCACGACCGACGGCCTCGTCGACCATGCCGATTGCAGCTTTTTCGCCAACCTCAATCTCCCGGAACACACTTTTCCCCGCTGGGAGCCGCACATCCCCAAACGGTTTTTGCCGGGGCCGCCCAAGGCGCCCACCAACATCTTCGAGGAGATCAAAAAGGGGGATCTGCTGGTGCACCACCCGTACGAGTCCTTTCGCGGCACCGTCCAGCACTTCCTGGAAATGGCGGCGGACGACCCCCAGGTGCTGGCCATCAAGCAGACCTTGTATCGCACGTCCTCGGACTCCCCGGTCGCCCAGGCGCTGGTGCGTGCGGCGCAGGCCGGCAAACAGGTGGCCGTGCTCGTGGAAGTGAAGGCCCGGTTCGATGAGGAGAATAACATCGAGTGGGCCCAGATGCTCGAAAAGGCCGGCGTACACGTTACGTACGGGCTCGTCGGCCTCAAGACCCACACCAAGGTGACGCTCGTCATCCGCGAGGAAGAGGGCAAGGTGCAGACATATTGCCACATCGGCACCGGGAATTACAACCCGACGACGGCCAGGCTCTATACGGATCTCGGTCTGTTTACCGCCGACAAGGAGCGGGGCTACGATGTCGTCAACCTCTTCCATTACCTCACAGGCTATGCGCCCGAACAGCACTACACCGGGTTACTCGTCGCCCCTCGGGACATGCGCGACGCGTTTCTCCAGCTCATCCGGGACGAGGTCGGGCACCAGAAAGCCCACGGCACAGGTCGCATCGTCGCTCAAATGAATGCGCTGGACGACGTGGAGGTGATCAAGGAGTTGTATCGCGCGTCGCAGGCCGGCGTGTCGATCGATTTGATCCTGCGCGGCCATTGCCGGCTCCGCCCGGGGCTGGCCGGGTTCTCGGATAACATCCGCGTGATCAGCATCCTGGGGCGGTTTCTCGAACACGGCCGCATCTACTGCTTCCACAACAATGGGGCGCCCAGGGTGTTTATCGGCAGCGCGGACTGGATGCGACGCAATCTGGAGGACCGCATCGAAGTCGCCACGGAAATCAAGGACCCCGCGATTCGGAACCGGCTCATCGAGACCCTCCGCGCCGCGCTCAACGACCGGCGCT
- the dnaG gene encoding DNA primase, producing the protein MRIPEEKVDEIRTAIGIVDVVGDYVSLKRRGSNYTGLCPFHQEKTPSFNVNPEIGIFKCFGCGAGGNSFQFLMRVENLTFPEAVRLLADKAGIPLPEDDTPAESNENESIYNALRFAARFFYRQLTREREGEAGLAYLLGRGFTKETIKAFGLGYAPDAWDALLTAATEASIESEILEKAGLIIPRRDKGGYYDRYRGRVIFPILSHIGKVLGFGGRILAPAEDQPKYINSPETSVYHKSQVLYGLSQAKDEIRQRGEVILVEGYTDVITLHQAGVRHVVSSSGTALTSEQVKLISRYAKRVLVLYDADSAGANAAVRGLDIVLEQGLAVYSLALPAGEDPDSFVREKGGEALIAYLDRNRQDFVTFKYAQARATGQLATPEGQAAAMRSILETISRLPDPLLRETYLRRASDVLQVPDIELREVMGTLGKKTRPTAPASTAEPRRRDEERGVDAPAPAAYVQPLPQEKMLLRLMLEHGNPMVEYILGHMSMDEFSEGVMRETVERVLAMYHAGGVDRLRFIETETNPYIVALATEVLVQEHAPSIHWERKQNIPIPRFNEAPYETAGDSMKLLKLRRVKEAIDRKKDAIFRAQKRGEDLRPLQEQMSALRELQKAIQRKAFLE; encoded by the coding sequence ATGCGCATTCCCGAGGAGAAGGTAGATGAGATCCGCACAGCCATCGGCATCGTCGATGTCGTGGGGGATTATGTCTCGCTCAAGCGGCGCGGTTCGAACTATACGGGCCTGTGCCCCTTCCACCAGGAGAAGACGCCTTCGTTCAACGTCAACCCCGAGATCGGCATCTTTAAGTGTTTCGGGTGCGGCGCCGGCGGGAATAGTTTTCAGTTTTTGATGCGGGTCGAGAACCTCACGTTCCCCGAGGCTGTCCGCCTGCTGGCCGACAAGGCCGGCATCCCCCTGCCGGAGGACGACACGCCGGCGGAGTCGAACGAAAACGAGTCGATCTACAACGCCCTCCGTTTCGCCGCGCGCTTCTTTTATCGCCAGCTCACGCGCGAGCGTGAAGGGGAGGCCGGCCTCGCCTACCTGCTCGGCCGCGGCTTCACGAAGGAGACCATCAAGGCATTCGGGCTCGGGTATGCGCCAGATGCGTGGGATGCACTCCTCACCGCCGCAACGGAAGCCTCCATCGAATCGGAGATCCTGGAAAAAGCCGGCCTGATCATACCGCGACGGGACAAAGGCGGCTACTACGACCGTTACCGGGGCCGCGTGATCTTCCCCATCCTGTCGCACATCGGCAAAGTGCTCGGTTTCGGCGGGCGTATCCTGGCGCCGGCGGAGGATCAACCCAAATACATCAACTCGCCCGAGACCAGCGTCTACCACAAAAGCCAGGTCCTGTACGGGCTTTCGCAGGCGAAGGATGAAATCCGCCAGCGGGGCGAGGTGATCCTGGTCGAGGGGTATACGGACGTGATCACGCTGCACCAGGCCGGCGTCCGGCATGTCGTGTCGTCGAGCGGAACGGCCCTCACGTCCGAGCAGGTCAAGCTGATCTCGCGTTATGCGAAACGGGTGCTGGTGCTGTACGACGCGGACTCGGCCGGCGCCAACGCGGCGGTCCGGGGGCTGGATATCGTCCTGGAGCAGGGGCTGGCGGTGTACAGCCTGGCGCTGCCTGCGGGGGAAGACCCCGATTCGTTCGTCCGCGAAAAAGGCGGCGAGGCGCTCATCGCCTACCTCGACCGGAATCGGCAAGATTTTGTGACGTTTAAATATGCCCAGGCCCGCGCGACAGGGCAGCTGGCAACCCCCGAGGGCCAGGCCGCGGCGATGCGCTCCATCCTGGAAACCATTTCTCGTCTGCCGGACCCGCTCCTCCGCGAAACCTACCTCCGCCGCGCCAGCGACGTGTTGCAGGTGCCGGACATCGAGCTGCGCGAGGTGATGGGGACCCTCGGCAAAAAAACCCGCCCCACGGCCCCGGCCTCGACGGCCGAGCCGCGACGCCGGGACGAGGAAAGGGGAGTGGACGCGCCAGCGCCTGCGGCGTACGTGCAGCCGTTGCCGCAAGAGAAGATGCTCTTACGGCTCATGCTCGAACACGGCAATCCGATGGTCGAGTACATCCTGGGCCACATGAGCATGGACGAGTTCAGCGAGGGCGTCATGCGCGAGACTGTTGAACGGGTGCTGGCCATGTACCACGCCGGCGGCGTGGATCGCCTGCGGTTCATCGAGACCGAGACCAACCCGTACATCGTCGCGCTGGCCACCGAGGTGCTCGTCCAGGAACATGCGCCCTCGATCCACTGGGAGCGGAAGCAGAACATCCCCATCCCCCGTTTCAACGAGGCGCCCTACGAGACGGCCGGGGACAGCATGAAGCTGCTCAAGCTGCGACGGGTGAAGGAGGCGATCGATCGCAAGAAAGACGCGATCTTCCGTGCCCAGAAACGCGGGGAGGACCTCCGCCCGCTCCAGGAGCAGATGTCGGCCCTGCGCGAACTCCAGAAAGCCATCCAGCGGAAAGCCTTCCTTGAATAG
- the deoC gene encoding deoxyribose-phosphate aldolase, whose product MFATRTERNAGTALDLAWVRHTRVNPAALRQRAATLGTRRTVKKAWQTAWLLRAVSCLDLTTLAGDDTPGNVQRLCGKARRPVRPDILTALGLVDFPLTVGAVCVYHSRIPDALEALAGSRIPVAAVSTGFPAGQSAFATRIDEIRASVEAGASEIDIVVSREHVLRGDWRALYDEIRLMREACGPAHMKSILATGELGPPWHIAMASKVAMMAGSDFIKTSTGKEPVNATLPTGLVMTRCIRDYFERTGVRVGLKPAGGIGTAKQALDWLILVKEELGDAWLNAQLFRIGASSLLIDLERQLSHAATGRYAAKHHIPMG is encoded by the coding sequence ATGTTCGCAACCCGAACTGAACGCAACGCCGGCACTGCGCTGGACCTCGCGTGGGTCCGCCACACCCGCGTGAACCCGGCCGCGCTCCGTCAGCGCGCGGCCACGCTCGGGACGCGCCGCACCGTCAAGAAAGCGTGGCAGACGGCCTGGCTCCTCCGGGCCGTGTCGTGCCTGGACCTGACGACCCTCGCCGGCGACGACACGCCCGGCAACGTCCAACGCCTCTGCGGCAAAGCCCGCCGGCCCGTTCGCCCCGATATCCTCACCGCCCTCGGGTTGGTGGATTTTCCGCTCACGGTGGGCGCCGTCTGTGTCTACCACAGCCGCATCCCGGATGCGCTGGAGGCCCTCGCCGGCTCCCGCATCCCCGTCGCGGCCGTCTCCACGGGCTTCCCGGCGGGCCAGAGCGCCTTCGCCACCCGCATCGACGAGATCCGCGCCTCGGTAGAGGCCGGCGCGTCGGAGATCGATATCGTCGTCTCCCGCGAACACGTCCTCCGCGGCGACTGGCGCGCGCTCTACGACGAAATTCGCCTCATGCGCGAAGCCTGCGGTCCCGCCCACATGAAAAGCATCCTTGCCACCGGCGAACTCGGCCCTCCGTGGCACATCGCCATGGCCAGCAAGGTGGCGATGATGGCGGGGTCGGACTTCATCAAGACATCCACGGGCAAGGAGCCGGTCAACGCCACGCTACCTACGGGTCTGGTTATGACTCGCTGCATCCGCGACTACTTCGAACGCACGGGCGTACGTGTGGGGCTCAAGCCGGCCGGCGGCATCGGCACGGCCAAACAGGCGCTGGACTGGCTCATCCTGGTCAAGGAAGAACTCGGCGACGCGTGGCTCAACGCCCAGCTTTTCCGGATCGGCGCCAGCAGCCTGCTGATCGACCTCGAACGCCAGCTCTCCCACGCCGCCACAGGGAGGTATGCGGCGAAACACCACATCCCGATGGGGTGA